Within the Salinimonas marina genome, the region ACGTTGATTTTTAGTAGCGTAGTAGTCACCACGCAACCACTCACGTAAGCTATCTGCACAGCGTTCCATCAGGTCAATCATGGATTGATCATTAGTCAAATCATGCAGTATCCGTGCTTTAATGTTTCTCTTACTGAACGTCTTTTCGACATAGCGTTGGTAGGAATCTAAATCTATCATTGGCTTCATCCCGTTAGTCCCGACAGGGACAGGAGTGCGCGGAGCGCACCTATCCCGTTAATTCTTTTAAGCTTGTTGTGCCCACGATGGCTGGCCATCTTCCGGCTTGACATAGAACACACTGGCCCACATTTGACGACAGTGCTTACAGGTCACTGTGGCCTCATACGCAGAGATATCAACTTTATCTGAGGCGTAATAACCACACATGGTCTGTCGCATCGAATTACCCACAAAGTGCTTGATTTGCATAATGTTTCCTTAAACAAAAAAGGGAGCCTTAGCCCCCTTACAATCAATTAAATTGCAGTGGCATATTTGCCGGCAATTCTTCCATACACACAGGCTCATCAAAGCTGTCGGTATCCAGACTCTCAAGATGCTGTTCAACCCAGCTATCTAAATCCATTTCAAACATTTCAACTATCCTCACAGTTGCAAATCAAAAGAAAGGGACACATGCCCCTTTAACGCCAGCTATGCTGGTAACAAAACACGAATAGTCAGCACAGCGCCAACAACCAACAGCCCGGCAATGATGTTCAAGTGCCAGTCTCTTAGTACAAATTTCTTACGAGGTTTACGATTCACATAATCATGTGGCATGACTGTTTCCTTACAGAAGAAAGGGTACCGAAGTACCCTTAATGTTTATGCTTTAGCGAAGTGCTCACGAAGCTTATTGGTTGTTTCATCAGAAGAGGGTTTAGCAGGTTTAGAGGCACCTGAAAGGAACGAAGAAAAGTCCATTTCATTCGGGTCAGCGCGTTCTTCAAGATTGACTATTGAGTCAACACGAATTACTAAACCTTTTGCTTCTTCCGGGTTATCCAGTATCCAGTTATGCAATGCTTGCATTGCTGAACTCGGCTCATCAGAGCGGTATAACTGAGTACCGGTACGCGAAAGTGACACGCGCTGACCTTCTGAATTCTCTACCACCAAGTTGGCGAAACCGTCTGCACGACGTGCATTTCCACGGTTACCAGTTGAAGAATTACGTACTGCGTTGTTGTTAGCTAATTTAGCCATTTCACTATCCTCATAGTCATTTATAGTTTGGGCAACAGACCGTTCTGCTATCCCGTAAATCGCGCTTTGCGCGAACGTGCGAAGCACGTGTTTCGATAAATGAGATGAGTGACCTTGACGATGGTAGATGACAACTGTAGGCTGAGCGCCGCGAAGCCCCGTGTAGTGTTTTGTTGTGTAGTGTAAATTCAATGAACTCACTACTAGGTAGGATATATATACTTATATAACTATATAAATATAAAGAAAAACATGGAGCGAGTGGCGTAGCCACAGAGCTCCATATAGATATATATAAGTACTTATATACTACTTACTACATTACTTAATGACTGAAATACTACACTCACTTCTTCTAAGGTGAGTTCAATTGCAGTACCTATATCAGGTGCAATGTTCAGTGCCACCTTTGAGTAAATAGTGAGAAGTACTGAGGCCATAAATGCCACTACTACCAGTACCACTAAGACTGATAAATCAGTGAATATCTCATCTAACTTGTTCATACTAAATCCCATAAGTGAAATAGGGCTTACGCCTGACGGCTCAGCCCATTGATGTATTAACCTACGTAGTTCTCATGTAGCGTGAACTTATCAGCTGAGTGAACTCCATCTTCAATAGCGTCATCAGTAACAAAGTTCCACTTAGCTGGGATAATCTCCTCATCACCAATGATGATGGTCAACTGACCACACGATATATCTGGTAATGAGTAACGGAATGTACCCTCAGTCAATGTCATAACATGAGCATTCTCATGATGAGCACACTCGATGTAGGCAACACGTTCAGGTAAATTCACTTGTTCTGCTAAAGTCATGTTCATTCCTCAATAGTTTGATTAGCATTCATCACTCCAGCTATGCTGGTATATAGGGTGAGTATCGGAATGAGGTAGATAGATGGTAAGATGTAGGTGATAAGGAATTAGTCTGTAAGCTATCCCTGAGTCTCCCTGCTTAACTATCTACTATGAAGCTAAGGCTATGTACCAGATACATACTGATGCTGTCACAGTGGCATACAGGAGCGTATAAGAAGTAACATAAGAACTGTCTTCGTTGTTGTGTATTGTTGTGTTGTGTAGCTTTAAAGAATAAAGGGGACCGAAGTCCCCTTTACTTACGATGCTTGGTCTACGACTTGTAGTTGGGCTAGAGCTTGGTCACGTTTGGCCTTCTCTTGGGCCATCTTGTTTTTCTCTTGGTCTTCCCAGTCATCGGCGTATGCGCGAAGTACACGGGTACCAGATGCAAGTGATTCTGCTGCGTCCTCTGCTGCTGTGAATAGAACAGAGATAACGTTAAGACCTTGACGGATTTGCTTGATCATGTGAATTTCCTCGATAGTTGATGTTGACGGTAGTGCCATTAATCCAGCTTTGCTGGGTATGTGTAGGTAGGGGGGTAGGTTTGCTCACAGAGCAAATTCACGGTAGTAATGAACTCGTACCTAATTATTAAATTCTCAGAAAAGTTGGCGTATATTATTTGCACAAAAAAGCCCTCACATCGGAGGGCTCGTATAATTCAGACTGTCTTTAACTATGCTTGAGTTTGTAGCCTTCAAGTTTCCATAGCGCATCTTCTGCGCTTTTGGTAGCATTAACTAAAGCAACTTTACGTCCTATTTCTTCATCGAAGTTTTCAGGACTAACACACGCAGAGTATTCCAACGCGAGTGTGAACCCGGTAGTGTCAATCGCTGTGCATACCGTGGTAGTTGTGTTGGGGACTATCCAATATTCAAAACGCAATGTTTTGAGTTTAGCTTGAATATCCTCGTATCTGATTCTCTTGGCTTCTAGGCCTTTCTCTTGAATTTCCTGTTCGATGTTTTGATCAAAGTTACTTTCAGACATGGTTTCTCTCTCGGGGATTTAAGAATAGGTGGTGCTAGAAACGCACCGGAAGGAGTCGTCATACTATACCAGTGTTTCTAAAAACACTAGTCCCACCTAAAAGTATCCCTTCATGACTCAACTTACCGTAGATGAAATAAAGTCTGCGCTGCCAGACAACTTTAAAAAGAGTATTAATCAGCAATTGATTGATGGTATTAATGCCACGATCAGTGACCCTGAGATGTACGAGCAGTATCGTGACAACCTTGTGAGCTATACCCATGTGTTAAAGACGGGGAAGTTCAAGATAACCAATTACCTGGATGCAGTACGGTATGTCAGTTATAAGCTGATGAACCAAACCAATATTCAGGCTTACTCCAATACCTTCCCTGACAAAATAGCCCGGTTTAACGCCCAGGGTGTTTCCTCAAAAGACGTAGCCAGTTATGTCACGGCCTATAACAAATCCAAGTTAGTTAACCTGATACTTGAGCAGACCTTGGTTCCGACCTGGGTACTAAACCAGGACTTATATCAACGTGCATTGAATGTGCAGGCTGACCTGATGCTCAATGCCCGAAGTGAGAAGGTGCGCTCTGATGCTGCGAACAGCATCCTCACGCAACTCAAACAACCTGAGAAACAGAAGATTGAACTGGATATTGGTGTCAAAGAAGACAGCGTTATCGAGCAATTGAAGTTACGCACCGCTGAGCTTGCAGCCCAGCAGCGTATGTTGATACAGGCCGGCGCCACAAATGCACAGGAAGTCGCTCATTCAAAGATTATCGACAACGTGGAATACACGGAGGTTGATGATGAGTAATGGCGTTGCTCAAGCATTAGAAGATACCCGACTTAAGGTTGAGGATTACCTGAACAACGTGGATTACTCCATGAAGCCCGGGTATGTGCCCTCCGACTTTGCCCTGGAGTTTGTAAGCTTTATTAAGCTGGTGAATGGGGCAGAAGGGGAGGAAAACTTAACCCCGCTGGTTCACTACTACATGCTGGATACCATTACTCAGGGAGGGACCCGGATTGCCAATCTGTGTCACCGGGGTATTGCGAAAACCACTGTAATGGGTGAGTACCTGTTTTTATACATCGCGGTGTATGGGACGTTGCCGGGATTCGGCAAGGTTGACCTGGCGCTGTATGTATCTGACTCCATTGATAATGGTGTGAAGAACATGCGGAAGAACCTGGAGTACCGCCGGGAAAACTCTGACTTTCTGAAAGAGATGATTCCGACTACCCGGTTTACCGATATCCGCTGGGAATTTGTGAACGCGTCAGGCGAGAAATTCATTATCAAAGGTTATGGTGCTAAGACCGGAGTACGGGGCGCCAAAGAGATGGGTAAGCGGCCTCAACTGGCGGTACTGGATGACTTGTTTTCCGATGAAGATGCCAAGTCACCGACCATTATTGAGAACGTCGAAGCCACGATATACAAAGCGGTAACCTACGCCCTGCACCCTAAACACAACATGATCATCTGGTCAGGTACACCGTTCAACGCCAAAGATCCGCTTTACAAGGCCGTTGAGTCAGGTGCCTGGAAGGTGAATGTGTTTCCAGTGTGTGAGCAGTTCCCCTGTAGCCGGGAGGAGTTCCGCGGGTCCTGGCCGGACCGCTTCACCTATGACTATGTGAAAGAGCAATACGATATTGCGGTGAAACTGGGTAAAGCCGACACGTTTAACCAGGAACTGATGCTTCGGATTATGTCGGATGAAGACCGGCTAATCGCAGATAACGATATTCGCTGGTACCGGCTACAGAGTGTCCTGGCTAACCGAGCCCGGTTTAACTTCTATATCACGACGGAC harbors:
- a CDS encoding Gp49 family protein — translated: MSESNFDQNIEQEIQEKGLEAKRIRYEDIQAKLKTLRFEYWIVPNTTTTVCTAIDTTGFTLALEYSACVSPENFDEEIGRKVALVNATKSAEDALWKLEGYKLKHS